One segment of Plasmodium gaboni strain SY75 chromosome 3, whole genome shotgun sequence DNA contains the following:
- a CDS encoding putative DNA-directed RNA polymerase subunit I: protein MDGFNDNYLNEDDDFMGDEFGQGIDSDDGENYENDIDIITDHQIKKDNKSDYENSEANEDNIRITSPYLTKYEKARIIGTRALQISLNAPLTIPIETSNDMINSKNEYDNYLNNDPLVIAEKELYNKSIPFILRRYLPNGSYEDWRLDELIID, encoded by the exons a tgGATGGCtttaatgataattatttaaatgagGATGATGATTTTATGGGAGATGAATTTGGTCAAGGTATTGATAGTGATGATGGtgaaaattatgaaaatgatattGATATAATAACAGACCATCAAATAAAGAAAGACAATAAATCAGATTATGAGAATTCTGAGGCtaatgaagataatattaGAATAACTAGTCCATATTTAACTAAATATGAAAAGGCTAGAATTATAGGTACTAGAGCTTTACAAATAAGTTTGAATGCACCCTTAACTATACCTATAGAAACATCAAATGATATGATAAATAgtaaaaatgaatatgataattatttaaataatgatcCTTTAGTTATAGCTGAAAAggaattatataataaatctATTCCATTTATTTTAAGAAGATATTTGCCTAATGGAAGTTATGAAGATTGGAGATTAGATGAACTTATAATTGattga
- a CDS encoding palmitoyltransferase, whose amino-acid sequence MNDSESLDSEVLEKQYEIIKYAKYQDFIRLQILIQPYLLNNDIEMLNSINILHWACYCGFTELVKKLISFNCDIEKEDLVNNDTPIYYAIKNSNYEIVLLLIKCFGISILFHKNRRRMSPFLTAICEFNEDKILEALHILELLYMNGVSLEEQNEHGQTALFLSVKKNNISTLQWLLTKDVNINHRDFYGNTVLHIAVRHCDIDILRLLCDYGCLNMVYYSCIENKNTNVFQLCIKNRYFLVYILLKKWVLQNKICSKLKICKTIYAFYFWFFALLNLIVYFNIAHSFSIINKYHIKSLIWITIWLFQQFLWCMLYFKSPGFYKENYVFNKNKKNTQSMKYKNSNLMYNGTFKGNAEYQLNNIEREIFQINKKIISTNFNTLTPINHDQALSNKYNDILINLEYQKLSLYSQVSQERINSLDEDYRNAILYNQNPRNICVTCNIIKPPRVHHCAECFHCIVHQDHHCVWVDNCIGIKNQRCFYMFIFCIFVLLLYNYYYVYLYFHLFQATINYAFGSLVILCNFINITLFAFITYLFARNTRTILTNVTFYEHYKKPNHITDKYNTDLRCWDFQNLNLKGILKNIYYFWSLNYDEPYVRQCKKTSNDVCYTLISNT is encoded by the exons ATGAATGACAGTGAGAGCCTAGACAGCGAGGTACTAGAAAAAcaatatgaaataataaaatacGCGAAATATCAAGATTTTATAAGACtacaaatattaatacaaCCATATCTTTTAAACAATGACATAGAAATGTTGAATTCTATAAACATCTTACACTGGGCATGTTATTGTGGTTTCACGGAACTAGTAAAGAAATTGATAAGTTTTAATTGTGATatagaaaaagaagattTAGTAAATAATGATACTCCTATTTATTATGCTATTAAAAATAGTAATTACGAAATAgtgttattattaataaaatgttttggtatatctattttatttcataaGAATAGAAGAAGAATGAGTCCATTCTTAACAGCTATTTGTGAATTTAATGAAGATAAAATTTTAGAAGCTTTACATATAttagaattattatatatgaatgGTGTTAGCCTAGAAGAACAAAATGAACATGGACAAACTGCCTTATTTTTAAgtgttaaaaaaaataatataagtaCTTTACAATGGCTATTAACCAAAGACGTAAATATTAATCATAGAGACTTCTATGGAAATACTGTATTACATATAGCTGTACGTCATTGTGATATTGACATATTAAGATTATTATGTGATTATGGCTGTTTAAATATGGTTTATTATTCATgtattgaaaataaaaatacaaatgTTTTTCAattatgtattaaaaatagATATTTTCTAgtatacatattattaaaaaaatgggtattacaaaataaaatatgctcaaaattaaaaatatgtaaaacCATTTATGCCTTTTATTTTTGGTTTTTCGCATTATTAAATCttattgtttattttaatatagCTCACTCCTTTTCTATTATTAACAAATATCATATTAAATCACTCATTTGGATTACCATATGGCTATTTCAACAATTTTTATGGTGCATGCTTTACTTTAAATCACCAGGattttataaagaaaattatgtgttcaataaaaataaaaaaaatacacaaagtatgaaatataaaaattcGAATTTAATGTATAATGGAACCTTCAAAGGAAATGCAGAATATCAacttaataatattgaaagggaaatatttcaaattaataaaaaaattatttctaCTAATTTTAATACCCTCACACCTATTAATCATGATCAAGCTTTATcgaataaatataatgacATCTTAATAAATCTAGAGTATCAAAAATTGTCTTTATATTCTCAGGTTTCTCAGGAAAGAATAAATTCCTTGGATGAGGACTACAGGAATGcaattttatataatcaaaaCCCAAGG AATATTTGTGTGACCTGCAATATTATAAAGCCTCCAAGGGTTCATCACTGTGCTGAATGTTTCCACTGCATAgt aCATCAAGATCATCACTGTGTATGGGTTGATAATTGCATAG GAATAAAAAACCAGCGCtgtttttatatgttcatCTTTTGCATATTTGTTTtactattatataattactattatgtttatttatattttcatttattcCAAGCAACAATCAACTAT GCTTTTGGATCGTTAGTCATTTTAtgtaattttattaatataacattattTGCATTTATTACGTATTTATTTGCAAGAAATACAAGAACGATTTTGACGAATGTCACTTTTTACGAGCACtataaaaa acCTAATCATATAACggataaatataataccGATTTAAGATGTTGGGATTTCCAAAATTTAAACTTAAAAGGAATATTAAa aaacatttattatttttggTCCTTAAACTATGATGAACCATATGTTAGACAATGCAAAAAAACG TCTAATGATGTGTGTTATACATTAATATCAAACACATGA
- a CDS encoding putative spindle pole body protein, with product MMNREKLIKLLEKENKNRMNIKNVKFRDCHCMFNNYSQCYVNVKNKYENKDFWKYENIYGNDNIIKRSVQEEEEKKKKSIEDNYNKESSLEFTYPYRYESNRNIFLIINSENINLGNSCIYHNDMIYIIHNNKRYEHMNLPKRTKKKKKKKKRKTKKTKTKKRTLHNMKNDTFGTLTNMNDEKDYMKYNQDNPDQDDDNDYDDYEDEDDDDDYDDDDDDDDEDDNDDDDDNDDDDDYDDNYNNSFDNSYDNQYNLKRNKKKINPMYNSTIFETSNMNFCVKDEKRIKKEKQKNSLHKRNIIYSDDDSDNNYEHIFTHINSDLFFLSISNDHIEKENNLYIQNEQFINYDDVIFRKFKFHKNLFVNMDSCNSWIIIKKSILINEYMARSEKNDLTDINDVLYDVVNMYHRIYNCYTRLYINDEFLLLNNKTKEILGVQNVASHINNTTYNNINNMDNINNYNNIREHLKRTEKKKKINNYNNNDELSTADTGDDMLPNNYEYNEESKYYKLVLIKKMSLKHLFNNQTDINILFSFHNACLSNYNKLDENYSYLLINNYNLNNKSEHFLNISMNKNYNNNNNNNNDSNILSNEMYSYFNNYLTKKIVENYSTYSLYIKECLLIIDILYILNNTYGNLIYIKEYYKYDHENYYTNIISNIVQKKKEKKKKNYKNIKNIYDQPKENNRKESNSIYSISSFSEKKYKNNNTIHTNNLRSEEIPYDSMSSSNMSSSNMSSSNKSSPNSSISYDISKMRKRGKNNLNYINRKQLNNDLIYFFPKYKLIIHPTLLNVNEQNNSNIEIAREILYLGIYIRKIQKFIEINKRSQSCNFTFDIFCCCLYNISAHILNHINKIEENVRNIYNFTKINMKNNMQNNMQNNMQNNMKNNMKSNMKNNNQNNNQNNNQNNHNNNNTFINDDDLSLCLFDEYKLSTCTDPEEKKIFFSINNLFHKNIQDFNLFFNINIEKAEDISLYKIKISVLPLIQIAKLLNKIINKIIKKKKINNSKYLIDLIYNLQEYLNPDDINKKVLLYLLKNITTPLFDFIKNYIFYGKVKDTYKEFFIHENKHITPYYKQNHKPYFNNMYKYIFKKYIDLSTNYWGAKYIILNDKVPKFLKKLSNHIFITGKYIDVLSACSKILNIQRKTSFYLIDQDESKNINENININIDNTQNNNMNSLLYPKDVIYKPKYNENIKNEQYTNNDNIINPYFYNNFYKSQIETNHTINRQIIDAKKKYSYMNLPYEDEYYEHNKNDEKNKSCFLVYDSDKKVYENLIHNQHLYASKKMFELYIKKIDIKEKIKHHYFFFFLQISDYLKYFYILSHEYLEKLYHYKKNNVLNKLKNFFDISIRSSVLYHLKYKKDYNVAISDIFSIMDNVNLIIDLRKFQISNEQQGQNKKCSNNNNSGDEDEDDDGDYYNNNGNKYNNYEDEYNDDEEERNNYLNKNNYDEDNEEEEDENDEQDDNETDDDEEEYEYEDDDDNETDNDRNNYNNINKNYHDDHVHNNSFNIESNPLHINDTTNQKKQHYNEEYYKYKNERIIKKNAELKNKGAIKKKKKKVTKKKKNVSKLNEIRRNKNKTNTNNMNNTNSMNNINNLNNINSKNKNGDDMSFNPLKNIKNNFILKNINNNGPSNMNVEIYKGLILSYKNMFPYNLIFNNITIFKYTLIFRVLNYCKYIEHKLSEVWLNHMFVKNININDECTNNLMICIHTRECMIHFLKCYLYHIQNDVIKSEYNNMNNKLKETLIFDDIIHIHNTYLNNILKYSFIMNNNIITCILKLISISHIFTRHILKFNFDKNEQIENITTHDNVKSNILNTNTTHMKNNPHNNNNNKYNNKNNYHKKIVQELLTDKAYISMIQNTIKHYDKHFKNFFLLLTEYVNNNIDEYAHNFLIKLDYNFYYTNKYKISYQNPTSFNNDLNSEYINDNCNDYVDDSNDTRERTKENVVGNNYNNNVSNYNHIQTNINPVESNNIQTKRKQNLFLTNDRNYNNIDINSHTNINDMNNINMMNKDENYNLYREKITSEIKNHNPNEYNKNNIISSQNIHNNNNTNYHQINYSLHRFNNNNNDNINVHADLHNLNDKSNFYKKENYNNNNDTNNNNYQYTNNNSHKGSNEKNNIYNNHSISYIRNNYNKNILNNNKDTILSEKHYLKEKNHISFQNKNHDTPSPLHINNFNNEENNNNMENNNISPLNYSKLKKFNTSYNNNENMKNINLSDIDLDSIDNSRYSSKYNA from the coding sequence atgatgaatcgagaaaaattaattaaacTCTTAGAAAAAGAGAATAAAAATCGTATGAATATAAAGAATGTGAAATTTCGTGATTGTCATTGTATGTTTAATAATTACTCTCAATGTTATgtaaatgtaaaaaataaatatgagAATAAAGATTTTTGgaaatatgaaaatatttatggaaatgataatataataaaaagaagtgtacaagaagaagaagaaaaaaaaaaaaaatcgatagaagataattataataaagaaagCAGTCTTGAATTTACTTATCCTTATAGATATGAAAGTAATcgaaatatatttttaataattaatagtgaaaatataaatttaggaaattcatgtatatatcataatgatatgatatatattatacataataataaaaggTATGAACACATGAACTTACCCAAGAGGAccaaaaagaaaaaaaagaaaaaaaaaagaaaaacaaaaaaaacaaaaacaaaaaaaaggaccttacataatatgaaaaatgaCACTTTTGGTACTCTTACTAATATGAACGATGAAAAGgattatatgaaatataatCAAGATAATCCTGATCAAGATGATGATAACGATTATGATGATTATGAAgatgaagatgatgatgatgattatgatgatgatgatgatgatgatgatgaagatgataatgatgatgatgatgataatgatgatgatgacGACTATGATGacaattataataacaGCTTTGATAACAGCTATGATAATCAATATAACCTAAAAcgaaataaaaaaaaaatcaatCCCATGTATAATAGCACCATATTTGAAACTAGCAATATGAACTTTTGTGTAAAAGATGAAAagagaataaaaaaagaaaaacaaaagaaCTCACTTcataaaagaaatattatatattctgATGATGATTcagataataattatgaacatatttttactcatataaattcagatttattttttcttagCATTTCCAATGATCatatagaaaaagaaaataatttatatatacaaaatgaacaatttataaattatgatGATGTTATATTTAGAAAATTCAAATTTCATAAAAACTTATTTGTAAATATGGATTCATGTAACTCATGgatcataataaaaaaaagtatcCTTATAAATGAATACATGGCAAGGtcagaaaaaaatgatttaaCAGATATAAATGATGTCTTATATGATGTAGTCAATATGTATCATcgtatatataattgttatACTAGGCtttatattaatgatgagtttttattattaaataataagacaaaagaaatattaGGTGTTCAAAATGTTGCCtcacatataaataacacaacatataataatattaacaatatggataatataaataattataataatattcgTGAACACTTAAAAAGgacagaaaaaaaaaaaaaaattaataattataataataatgatgaacTAAGTACAGCCGATACAGGTGATGATATGTTACCCAATAATTATGAATACAATGAAGAATccaaatattataaattagttttaataaaaaaaatgtcTTTGAAACATCTTTTTAATAATCAAACtgatattaatattttatttagTTTTCATAATGCATGTTTGagtaattataataaattagatgaaaattattcttatttattaattaataattataatttaaataataaaagtgaGCATTTCTTAAACATATCaatgaataaaaattacaataataataataataataataatgatagtAATATTTTAAGTAATGAAATGTACTCctattttaataattatttaacaaaaaaaattgtgGAAAATTATTCAACATACAGcttatatattaaagaatGCTTATTAATTATcgatatattatatattttgaataaCACATACGgaaatttaatatatattaaagaatattataaatatgatcatgaaaattattatacaaatataatttctAATATAgttcaaaaaaaaaaagaaaaaaaaaaaaaaaactataaaaatattaaaaatatttatgatcaaccaaaagaaaataatagaAAAGAAAGTAACTCTATTTATTCCATATCCTCATTTagtgaaaaaaaatataaaaataataatactatTCATACGAATAATTTACGTTCAGAAGAAATACCATACGATTCTATGTCTTCATCAAATATGTCTTCATCGAATATGTCCTCATCAAATAAATCATCACCAAATTCTTCAATATCATATGACATATCAAAAATGAGAAAGAgaggaaaaaataatttaaattatataaacagAAAACAACTTAATAATGatcttatttatttttttcctaaatataaattaattattcATCCAACATTATTAAATGTAAACGAACAAAATAATAGCAATATTGAAATTGCTAgagaaatattatatttaggtatatatatacggaaaatacaaaaatttatagaaattaataaaagaagCCAATCATGTAATTTCAcatttgatatattttgttgttgcttatataatattagtgcacatatattaaatcatataaataaaatagaagaaaatgttcgaaatatatataattttactaaaattaatatgaaaaataatatgcaaaataatatgcaaaataatatgcaaaataatatgaaaaataatatgaaaagtaatatgaaaaataataatcaaaataataatcaaaataataatcaaaataatcacaataataataataccTTTATCAATGATGATGATCTATCGTTGTGTCTTTTTGATGAATATAAGTTATCTACATGTACTGACCctgaagaaaaaaaaattttttttagtattaataatttgtttcataaaaatatacaagATTTTAATCTattctttaatattaatattgaAAAGGCAGAAGATATTTCCctatacaaaataaaaataagtGTATTACCATTAATTCAAATAGCCAAgttattaaataaaattattaataaaattattaaaaaaaagaaaattaataattcCAAATATCTAATtgatttaatatataatttacaAGAATATCTAAATCctgatgatataaataaaaaagtactcttatatttattaaaaaatattactaCTCCTCTATTtgattttataaaaaattatatattctatgGAAAGGTTAAAGATACATATAAAGAATTCTTTATACATgaaaataaacatattacaccatattataaacaaaatCATAAAccatattttaataatatgtataaatatatattcaaaaaatatattgacTTGTCCACAAATTATTGGGGAGctaaatatattatattaaatgataaagtacccaaatttttaaaaaaattatcaaatcatatttttataacaggaaaatatattgatgTATTATCAGCATGTTCTAAAATTTTAAACATACAAAGAAAAAcatcattttatttaatagATCAAGATGAatctaaaaatataaatgaaaacattaatataaatatagataacactcaaaataataatatgaatagtCTTTTATATCCTAAAgatgtaatatataaacctaaatataatgaaaatataaaaaatgaacaatatacaaataatgataatattatcaatccatatttttataataatttttataaatcaCAAATAGAAACAAACCATACAATAAATAGACAAATCATAGatgcaaaaaaaaaatatagttATATGAATTTACCATATGAAGATGAATATTAtgaacataataaaaatgatgaaaaaaataaatcttGCTTTCTAGTATATGATAGTGATAAAAAGGTTTATGAAAATCTAATACATAATCAACATTTATATGcatcaaaaaaaatgtttgaattatatataaaaaaaatagatataaaagaaaaaattaaacatcattatttttttttctttttacAAATAAGTGATTAtctaaaatatttttatatattatctcATGAGTatttagaaaaattatatcattacaaaaaaaataatgtcttaaataaattaaaaaatttttttgatatttcTATTAGATCATCTgtattatatcatttaaaatataaaaaagattaTAATGTTGCTATTTCGGATATTTTTAGTATTATGGATAATGTAAACTTAATTATTGATCTAAGGAAGTTTCAAATATCAAATGAACAACAAGgacaaaataaaaaatgttcaaataataataatagtggtgatgaagatgaagatgatgatggtgattattataacaataatggaaataaatataataattatgaagatgagtataatgatgatgaagaagaaagaaataattaCCTCAATAAAAATAACTATGACGAGGATAAcgaagaagaagaagacGAGAACGACGAACAAGATGATAATGAAACAGACgatgatgaagaagaatatgaatatgaagacgatgatgataatgaaaCAGACAATGATCgtaataattataataatatcaataaGAATTACCACGATGACCATGttcataataattcttttaatatagaAAGTAATCCATTACATATTAACGATACAACTaatcaaaaaaaacaacattataatgaagaatattataaatacaaaaatgaaaggattatcaaaaaaaatgcagaattaaaaaataaaggtgcaataaaaaaaaaaaaaaaaaaagttacgaaaaaaaaaaaaaatgtatcTAAATTGAATGAAATAcgaagaaataaaaataaaactaatacaaataatatgaataatacaaacagtatgaataatataaacaatttaaataatattaacaGCAAAAATAAGAATGGAGATGATATGTCTTTTAACCCtttaaagaatataaaaaataatttcatattaaaaaatataaataataatggaCCATCAAATATGAACGtggaaatatataaaggaTTAATTTTATcgtataaaaatatgtttccttataatttaatatttaataatataacaatatttaaatataccTTAATTTTTAGAGTCTTAAATtattgtaaatatatagaacATAAATTATCAGAAGTGTGGTTAAATCATATgtttgtaaaaaatataaatattaatgatgaatgtacaaataatttaatgATATGTATACATACAAGAGAATGTATgattcattttttaaaatgttatttatatcatattcAAAATGATGTTATAAAATCAGAATATAACAAcatgaataataaattaaaagaaacattaatatttgatgatattatacatatacataacacatatttaaataatatattaaaatattcatttataatgaataataatattattacatgtattctaaaattaatatctatatcacatatatttacaagacatatattaaaatttaattttgataaaaatgaacaaataGAAAACATAACAACCCATGATAATGTTAAGTCTAATATACTTAATACAAATACAACTCATATGAAAAACAATCcacataataataataataataaatataacaataaaaataactatcataaaaaaattgtcCAAGAATTATTAACAGACAAAGCATATATTTCTATGATTCAAAATACAATTAAACATTATGataaacattttaaaaatttctTCCTTCTATTAACAgaatatgtaaataataatattgatgaATATGCTCataattttcttataaaattagattataatttttattatactaataaatataaaatatcatatCAAAATCCGActtcttttaataatgatcTAAACTcagaatatataaatgataattgTAATGATTATGTAGATGATTCGAACGACACTCGAGAAAGAACAAAGGAAAATGTAGTTggaaataattataataataatgtctcaaattataatcatatacAAACAAATATTAATCCTGTAgaatcaaataatatacaaacaaaaaggaaacaaaatttatttcttaCCAATGATagaaattataataatattgatattaatagtcatactaatataaatgatatgaataatattaatatgatgaataaggatgaaaattataatttatacAGGGAAAAAATTACTTCTGAGATAAAAAATCACAACCCAAATGAATacaacaaaaataatataattagtagtcaaaatattcataataataataatactaattatcatcaaataaattataGTTTGCATAGATTCAACAATAacaataatgataatattaacgTACACGCCGATTTACACAATTTAAATGACAAAtcaaatttttataaaaaagaaaattataataataataatgatacAAACAACAATAATTATCAGTATACTAATAATAACTCTCATAAAGGttcaaatgaaaaaaataatatatataataatcattCCATTAGTTATATCagaaataattataataaaaatatattaaataataataaagatacCATTCTAAGTGAAAAACATTATCTAAAAGAAAAGAATCATATATCatttcaaaataaaaatcatGATACTCCTTCTCctttacatataaataattttaataatgaagaaaataataataatatggaaaacaataatatatctcctttaaattattcaaaattaaaaaaatttaatacatcatataataacaatgaaaatatgaaaaatattaatttaagTGATATTGATCTTGACAGTATAGATAATAGTAGATACAGTAGTAAATATAATGCATAA
- a CDS encoding plasmoredoxin yields MACQVDNPPKTYPNDKTAEYEKYANYMNYLYYYKNNELKKIDSSYFKDKYLGLFFGASWCKYCVTFIDSLNIFKKNFPNVEIIYIPFDRTYQDYQSFLKNTNFYALPFDNYLYICKKYQIKNLPSFMLISPNNNILVKDAAQLIKTDAYINNLKSLIKNYIIHPKTFQYNNRFFDLFHN; encoded by the coding sequence atggCGTGCCAAGTTGATAACCCACCTAAAACATACCCAAACGATAAAACAGCTGAATACGAAAAGTACGCAAATTATATGAActatctatattattataaaaataatgaattaaaaaaaatcGATTCATCTTATTTTAAGGATAAATATTTAGGATTATTTTTTGGAGCTTCATGGTGTAAATATTGTGTAACATTTATAGATAGcttaaatatttttaaaaagaattttCCAAATGttgaaattatatatataccatTTGATAGAACATATCAAGATTACCAAtcctttttaaaaaatacaaatttTTATGCTTTACCTTttgataattatttatatatatgtaaaaagtatcaaataaaaaatctACCTTCCTTCATGTTAATTTCAcctaataataatatactaGTAAAGGATGCAGCACAATTAATTAAAACAGatgcatatataaataaccTAAAATcattaattaaaaattatataatacatcCCAAAACATttcaatataataatcgcttttttgatttatttcataattGA